CCGGAGGCGCGTCCATTGATATTGATGACACCGAAAAGCAGTCTGATCCGAGATTACAAGATGGCTTCCAGTGCAGAAGAGTTTACAAGTGGTAAATTTAAAACATTACGTGAACAGCCATACTTTGATACAGATCCGGAAAAAACAACACGCTTGTTATTAGGAAGCGGAAAAATTATGGTTGATATTGAAGGGGAAATGGAAGAAGCAGAAGAGAATTGTGATTGGATTCGCGCGCTGCGAGTAGAGCAAATCTACCCATTCCCGCAAAAAGCAATTCAAGAAGAAATCAAAAAGCTTCCGCACTTAAAAGAAATTGTATGGGTACAGGAAGAGCCAAAAAACATGGGAGCATGGGATTTTGTAGATGACCTTCTAAGAGAGCTTCTGGAAGACGATCAAAAATTACATGTTATCAGCAGACCGAAGCGTGCAGCACCAGCTGGAGGTATTCCTACTGTGCACCAAACAGCGCATAAATATATTATCGATCAAGCATTGAGTGAATTTGAAGGAGGAAAATAAAGTGCAAGATATTAAAATACCTGAACTGGCGGAATCTATCACGGAAGGAACGATAGCGGAATGGCTTGTCAAAGAAGGCGATAAGGTAGAAAAAGGCGACGCTATTGTAGAATTAGAGACGGATAAAGTAAATGTGGAAGTAAACGTAGAATTTACTGGTGTAATTACTGAAATCAGCAGTACAGAAGGTGAAGATGTTTCTGTCGGCGATACGATTGGGAAGCTGGATGAAAATGGAGAAGCTGGAGCATCTTCTGGCGGAGAAGAAAGTAAGGAAGCTGCTGCCGATAAAAAAGAGGAAGCATCTCCTAAAGAAGAACCTCAGCAGTCTTCTTCTCAGGAAAGCAAGCAAGAAACGGCATCTGAACAAAATAATGGGGATGTAATTGCTTCTCCGGCAGCCAGAAAACGTGCCCGCGAACTGGGAATTGATTTAAGTGAAGTCCAGTCGCGTGATCCGCTAGGCAGAGTACGTCCGGATGATGTAGAAGCACATAATAATGCACCGAAGCAAGACGCGGCGCCATCAAAACCGGCGAAGAAGGAAGAACCTAAAACGGAAAAAACAGAGTTTGATAAACCGGTAGAACGCGTTAAAATGACACGCCGCCGTCAAACAATCGCTAAAAATCTTGTGGAAGTACAGCATAATACGGCGATGTTAACAACATTTAATGAAGTAGATATGACAGCAGTCATGGAGCTTCGTAAGCAGCGGAAAGATAAATTTTTAGATAAAAATGGCGTGAAGTTAGGATTTATGTCTTTCTTTGCAAAAGCCGTTGTTGGCGCATTGAAAGAATTCCCGCTTCTTAATGCAGAGATTCAAGGCAATGAATTAGTGCTTAAGAAATTCTATGATATCGGTATTGCTGTTTCCACAGATGATGGTCTTGTGGTTCCGGTTGTTCGTGATGCCGATCGGAAAGACTTCGCAGGAATTGAACAAGACATCGTTGATTTAGGTACAAAAGCTCGTGATAATAAATTGTCCTTAAACGATTTACAAGGCGGCTCATTTACAATTACCAATGGTGGTACGTTTGGTTCCATGATGTCCACGCCAATTCTAAACGCGCCGCAAGTCGGTATTTTAGGGATGCATAATATTATCAAACGTCCAATGGCTATGCCTGATGATTCCATTGAAGTCCGTCCGATGATGTATATTGCTTTGTCTTATGACCATCGTATTGTTGATGGAAAAGAAGCAGTTCAATTCTTAGTTCGGATTAAAGAAATGCTTGAAGATCCATATGATTTATTACTGGAAGGTTAAGAGTTGAAAGAAAAAGCCTTGATACAACGCTCGTATCAAGGCTTTTTTCATCAAAAGTTATTTCATTTATTTTGATATTACGCGCTTATGGAAATAAAAATTAATTAATTTCCTGTATTGGAAATTATTTTAATAATTAATTCTTTTTGAGAGTATTGAAATTCTTTTCTATGTCGAATATGATTGTATTTGAAGGAACAACTTGTTTAAGTAGGGAAATGAGTAGGATGTTTATTTCCTGAAAATACATTTGTACATAAATGAATACTCATTCATTTGCAATGCAGTTTATTTTTCTGAAAATAAAAAAAGCGCTTTATAAGGAGGTAACAATTTGGACATTCTCTTAGGGATTCTGGCAATTATTATTACATTTGGTTTAGCGTTCCTCATGTCAAACGATAAGAAAAGAATTAACTTTAAAGGTGTCGGTGTCATGCTGGTTTTACAGTTACTGATTACCTGGTTTATGTTTTCAACAAACATGGGACAACAAATTATTACAGGGATAGCAAGCGCCTTTAATAAGTTAATTGAATTTGGTCAAGAAGGAATCGGTTTTGTCGTGAATGGATTTGTATTGGATGAGGGAGGCGTATTTTTCTTTAACGTCCTTCTGTTAATCATCTTTTTCTCCACTTTGCTTTCCGTATTAACTTATTTAAAGATTCTTCCGCTAATTATTAAATATATTGGTGCAGCGATTTCAAAAATTACCGGATTACCGAGAATTGAATCATTTAACGGCGTCAACAGTATTTTCTTTGGTCAGTCTGAAGCATTGATTGCTATTCGTTCTCAGTTTCATCATTTAACAGAAAATCGTCTTTATATTATCAGTGCATCTGCTATGAGTTCGGTCTCTGCGTCCATTGTTGGTTCATATATGCTGATGCTTCCGGAAGAATATATTTTAGTGGCGTTGCCATTAAATATGCTCAGCTGTTTAATGATTTCAACGATTATCGCACCAGTTCATGTTCCTAAAGAAGAAGATAAAGTAGATATTAAGGATGTCAGCAGTGACAAAAGTATTTTTGAAGCAATGGGAAATGGTGCACTGGAAGGTGGAAAGATTGCTCTAATTGTAGCCGCAATGTTAATGGCTTTCATCGCATCATTGGAACTTGTAAACTGGGTTATCCAATTGATATTTGCAGGAGTTACAATAGAAGAAATTCTTGGTTATATCTTTTATCCGATTGGAATCCTGATGGGGATTGCTCCCGGGGAAGTATTGGAAGCCGGTAGTATCATGGGTACCAAAATTGTTACCAATGAATTTGTAGCCATGTCGTTGTTCGAGCCTTTAACCGAACAGCTTTCTGAAAAAACAGTCGGTATTGTAACAGTATTCTTAACAAGCTTTGCTAATTTCTCATCGATCGGTATTATTGCAGGTACGGTGAAAGGAATTGATAGTGCCAAAGCTGTGATTGTTTCCAAATTTGGCATGAAGTTGCTGGCAGGTTCGATTTTAGTATCCATCCTTTCCGCAACAATTGCTGGTTTATTCTTATAAAATAACGTAAAAGCACCATGAATCATTCAAGTTGATTCATGGTGCTTTTTAGTATACGGATAAGCCATTTCTAGCTGCTTGTTACCTGATTATTTCGCTTAACTTTACGTTGAATGTATTGTAAACGTAGCAGGAGAGCAAGAGCGCCTGCGCTCAAACCGACAATAATGCCAATCCAGTAGCCGAAAGCCTCTAAATTGGTATAGTTTGCAAATAAAAATCCAACCGGCAGACCGATAATCCAATAAGAGATTAATGCAAGAACAAGGGTTACATTTACATCTTTATATCCTCTTAAAGCACCTTGAATCGGGGCACCGATAGCATCTGCAAGCTGATAAAAAATCGCAAACAGAATAAATTGTTTGGTTAATGCAATCACTTCCGGATTGGTGTGATATAAACGTGCAACGGTTCCATCAAATAGGAATAAAATAATCCCGATAAAAACAGCGATTATAATGCCGCCCATGATTCCAAGATAAGTGTAAGAACGGGCATCTTGAAAACGTTTAGCACCTACTTCAAATCCGACAGCAATCGTCAGAGCCATCCCGACACTTAATGGGAGCATATATAACAACCCTGCAAAGTTCATTGCTGCTTGGTGGGCAGCGATTGTGTTGGTATCATAGTTACTCATCATCATCGTGACAACTGAAAAAATACTTGTTTCAAAAAACATAGCAAGTCCGATGGGCATCCCAATTTTTAATTGACTGATCCAATAAGAAAGTTTTGGTTTCACAAACACTTTAAAGACTCGATAGGTTTTAAAAGGAGCAACCCGATGTATCATATATATAGAAATAATGCTGACAATCCAATATGTAACGCTTGTCGCGATACCTGCTCCAATTCCGCCAAACGCCGGTATTCCTAACTTGCCAAAAATAAAGATATAGTTCAAGAATGCATTGATTGGCAAGGATATTAAGATAATAATCATGGAAGCTCGTGTTTGCCCCAATCCATCCATAAAACTCCGGATAGTGTGGAAAAGGAATAAAGGGATAATCCCTGTAGCCAGTGAAACTAAGTAATATTTTGCAATATAATGTACATCTTGCTCCAAACTCATGAGCTGTAATACCGGCTCTAAAACAAAAAAGCCGCCAATGAGAATAAGGCAGGACAAACCAATAGATAGATACATTCCCTGTTGGATTACTTGCGGAATGTCTTCTTTCTTTTTGGCGCCGATAAGTTGGGCAATAATTGGCGTAATCGCAAGAACCACACCATTAACCGCCGTCAAAATAGGTACCCAAAGGCTGGACCCAATTGCAACACCAGCTAAATCAACGGCACTTGATTGGCCCGACATCACGGTATCAAAAAAATTCATCAAATTCATGCTGACTTGTGTTACAAGAATCGGCAGCATGATGATAATAAAGAGCTTGATTTTCTGTCTTCGATTGCTTGTTTCGTACATCTTTCATCTTCCTGACATTTAGTAATTCTTTTTTTCGTTAAATTAATAGGTGCAATGGTAATTATACGCTGATATAATGATTTGGGAAAGGATGAATTGGTCCATGGAGAAACGAAATAAAAAACGTATTGTATTTACTGGCGGTGGGACTGCCGGTCATGTCATTGTTAATTTAGCACTTATACCATATTATCAGGAACAGGGTTATAATGTGGATTACATTGGTTCCTATGAAGGCATCGAAAGAAATTTGATTGAAAAATTGGATGGCGTAACCTATCATTCGGTATCAACTGGAAAACTGCGCCGTTACATGTCCAAAGAAAACTTTAAAGATCCATTTAAAGTTTTAAAAGGAACGATGCAAGCTTTTCGTATTTTAGGAAAAGGGAAAAAACCAGCGGCGGTTTTTTCAAAAGGTGGATTTGTATCTGTACCGGTTGTTGCAGCAGCAAAATTGAGAGGGATTCCATCTGTTATTCACGAGTCTGATTTCACTCCTGGTTTGGCGAATAAGCTTTCCATCCCATTTACAAAAAAAGTTCTGGCGACATTCCCGGAAACAATGAAGTATCTGCCGGAAAAGAAGGCAGCTTACGTTGGTGCGGTGATTCGTGATGAATTATTTACAGGAGATAAAAAGGCTGGATTAGCGTATGCGCAAATTTCAGGGGAAAAGCCTGTTCTATTAATTATGGGCGGAAGCGGCGGATCGGAAAAAATCAATGCAACAATCCGTGAGGCATTAGATGACTTATTAAAAGAATTTGAAATTATTCATATCTGTGGAAGCGGAAAAGTAGATGCTTCCCTTCGTATGCCGGGATATGCGCAGTTTGAATATGTGCATGAGGAATTAAAAGATATTTTTGCGGCAACCGATTTTGTGGTATCCCGTGCCGGTTCCAACGCGATATTTGAATTTTTGGCTTTACAAAAACCGATGCTGTTAATTCCACTTTCTCGTGGTGCAAGCAGAGGGGATCAGATTATTAATGCCAATTCTTTTAAAGAAAAAAATTATGCCAAAGTGGTTGAAGAAGAAACATTAACAACAGAAAAACTGATTCAGGAAGCGGGCGCATTAAAAAAAGCAGCACCTGTTATGCTGGATGAAATGAAAAAATATAAGAGTGAAGAATCGAAAAATAAAGTAATCGAAATCATTGCATCTATTCAAAAAAAATAATGTTCAAGCTAAGAAAAAGGACCTGCACAGCTCTATTAAAGGGTTGCAGGTCCTTTGTTTAGTATGGGAGTTAGTCTTCTCTGGTAACGACGTCTAATTTCCCTGTTTCCGGATCAATGACCAGCCCGTGAACTTTTATTTCATTGGGAAGCAGCGGGTGATTACGAATAATTCCTACGCTCTGAGTCACAGAGTCCTCAATTTTTTCAAAACCATGGAACTCTTTATGAAGGTTAATACCGGAATGCTCCAAGGTATGTAAGGTTTCTTCTGTTATTCCACGGTCGAGCATGGTTTGCTGTAATGCTTCTGTGTCTACATTGGACATTCCACAGCCGTGATGTCCGATAACAACAACTTCTTCTGCTTTTAAACTATAAATAGCTACTAATAAACTTTTCATAATACTATCAAAAGGCTTTCGGATAATAGCGCCGGCATTTTTAACCATTTTCACGTCCCCATTACGGATGTTTAATGCTTTAGGGAGTAATTCTACCAAGCGTGTGTCCATGCAAGTGAAAATAACCATTCGTTTATTCGGGAACTTGTCCGTTGTATAAGCCTCATAGCCTTTACTGTCTACAAATTTTTCATTGAAATCTAATAGTTGATCTAAATTCATCACTTTCATCTCCTTTAAATAAAAATAATAGCATTAAATGCAAAATATGAAAATAAATAAAATGGAGAAATTCGTTAAAAACTTAAAGAAAGGCTGCTTTTATGGATATTTGTTAAAATAAACACAGGATATGTTAATGAAGAAAGGGGGGGGGATGTTGAAAGATCAAGAGAACCATCAGGATAGAAAAAAACATATAGACGAAGATTTAATGGAAGATTTTGATGAAGAAGAAATAGATGAACTGGTGATGCAAGCAAAAGCAGATGCATTGGAAAGAGCGCGCACAGAGGAAAAGGAACCAAAACCGAAACGGCGATTCTCAAAGATGATTGCTATTCTGATTGCTGTTGCGATGGCTTTTTATGTTCTTTCCCTATTTCCGAGAGTGATTTCGGTTCCTGCTATTGATTTTCTTCAAGCATCCAGTCGCCTCTCCCAAGATGAACAAGTAGCAGCATATAAAGAAGCTGTCGTTGCGATTGAAACAAATGATGGAAAAGGAACAGGGTTTTCTATTTCTGAAGAAGGCACGATTTTAACCAATCAGCATGTTATTGAGGACGACCCGACAGTAACCGTGGCTTTTCCGGAAGAAGGTTTATTTCAAGGGGAGGTCGTTGAAGAAATGCCTGAGATAGATTTAGCAGTAGTAGAGGTAGAAGGAGAAAACCTCCCGTCGCTTCCATTGGATGAAACAGCTTCTGCAGAACATGGAGATTATATCCGTTTCATAGGTAACCCCTTATTTTTTAACGGAATTGCCAATGAGGGAACCATATTAAGTCCGCTGCAACTTTCCGGCTGGGACAAAGAAGTTATGATGATTAGGGCACCTGTATATCGCGGAAATAGCGGTAGTCCAGTTATAAATGAGGAAGGAAATGTCATTGGTGTGATTTTTGCAACATTGGACCATGAGGAATATGGAAATGTTGGCCTGTATGTACCTATTCGTTATTTTACAAATGAATAACAAATAAGATAGAGCCGTTTAATTTGCTGTTAAAAGGGTATGGAATAGTAAGACCTTTTTTAGGGGGGGTTTACATGTTTCTCAGTTCAACATTAACAAATTTAACGATACATGCGACAGATGGAGAAATAGGTAAAGTAAAAGATTTATATTTTAATGACAATTGGGAATTACGATTTATTATTGTGGATAC
The nucleotide sequence above comes from Oceanobacillus timonensis. Encoded proteins:
- a CDS encoding undecaprenyldiphospho-muramoylpentapeptide beta-N-acetylglucosaminyltransferase; translation: MEKRNKKRIVFTGGGTAGHVIVNLALIPYYQEQGYNVDYIGSYEGIERNLIEKLDGVTYHSVSTGKLRRYMSKENFKDPFKVLKGTMQAFRILGKGKKPAAVFSKGGFVSVPVVAAAKLRGIPSVIHESDFTPGLANKLSIPFTKKVLATFPETMKYLPEKKAAYVGAVIRDELFTGDKKAGLAYAQISGEKPVLLIMGGSGGSEKINATIREALDDLLKEFEIIHICGSGKVDASLRMPGYAQFEYVHEELKDIFAATDFVVSRAGSNAIFEFLALQKPMLLIPLSRGASRGDQIINANSFKEKNYAKVVEEETLTTEKLIQEAGALKKAAPVMLDEMKKYKSEESKNKVIEIIASIQKK
- a CDS encoding S1 family peptidase, which gives rise to MKDQENHQDRKKHIDEDLMEDFDEEEIDELVMQAKADALERARTEEKEPKPKRRFSKMIAILIAVAMAFYVLSLFPRVISVPAIDFLQASSRLSQDEQVAAYKEAVVAIETNDGKGTGFSISEEGTILTNQHVIEDDPTVTVAFPEEGLFQGEVVEEMPEIDLAVVEVEGENLPSLPLDETASAEHGDYIRFIGNPLFFNGIANEGTILSPLQLSGWDKEVMMIRAPVYRGNSGSPVINEEGNVIGVIFATLDHEEYGNVGLYVPIRYFTNE
- a CDS encoding NupC/NupG family nucleoside CNT transporter, with amino-acid sequence MDILLGILAIIITFGLAFLMSNDKKRINFKGVGVMLVLQLLITWFMFSTNMGQQIITGIASAFNKLIEFGQEGIGFVVNGFVLDEGGVFFFNVLLLIIFFSTLLSVLTYLKILPLIIKYIGAAISKITGLPRIESFNGVNSIFFGQSEALIAIRSQFHHLTENRLYIISASAMSSVSASIVGSYMLMLPEEYILVALPLNMLSCLMISTIIAPVHVPKEEDKVDIKDVSSDKSIFEAMGNGALEGGKIALIVAAMLMAFIASLELVNWVIQLIFAGVTIEEILGYIFYPIGILMGIAPGEVLEAGSIMGTKIVTNEFVAMSLFEPLTEQLSEKTVGIVTVFLTSFANFSSIGIIAGTVKGIDSAKAVIVSKFGMKLLAGSILVSILSATIAGLFL
- a CDS encoding MATE family efflux transporter, whose amino-acid sequence is MYETSNRRQKIKLFIIIMLPILVTQVSMNLMNFFDTVMSGQSSAVDLAGVAIGSSLWVPILTAVNGVVLAITPIIAQLIGAKKKEDIPQVIQQGMYLSIGLSCLILIGGFFVLEPVLQLMSLEQDVHYIAKYYLVSLATGIIPLFLFHTIRSFMDGLGQTRASMIIILISLPINAFLNYIFIFGKLGIPAFGGIGAGIATSVTYWIVSIISIYMIHRVAPFKTYRVFKVFVKPKLSYWISQLKIGMPIGLAMFFETSIFSVVTMMMSNYDTNTIAAHQAAMNFAGLLYMLPLSVGMALTIAVGFEVGAKRFQDARSYTYLGIMGGIIIAVFIGIILFLFDGTVARLYHTNPEVIALTKQFILFAIFYQLADAIGAPIQGALRGYKDVNVTLVLALISYWIIGLPVGFLFANYTNLEAFGYWIGIIVGLSAGALALLLRLQYIQRKVKRNNQVTSS
- a CDS encoding beta-class carbonic anhydrase translates to MMNLDQLLDFNEKFVDSKGYEAYTTDKFPNKRMVIFTCMDTRLVELLPKALNIRNGDVKMVKNAGAIIRKPFDSIMKSLLVAIYSLKAEEVVVIGHHGCGMSNVDTEALQQTMLDRGITEETLHTLEHSGINLHKEFHGFEKIEDSVTQSVGIIRNHPLLPNEIKVHGLVIDPETGKLDVVTRED
- the odhB gene encoding 2-oxoglutarate dehydrogenase complex dihydrolipoyllysine-residue succinyltransferase, translating into MQDIKIPELAESITEGTIAEWLVKEGDKVEKGDAIVELETDKVNVEVNVEFTGVITEISSTEGEDVSVGDTIGKLDENGEAGASSGGEESKEAAADKKEEASPKEEPQQSSSQESKQETASEQNNGDVIASPAARKRARELGIDLSEVQSRDPLGRVRPDDVEAHNNAPKQDAAPSKPAKKEEPKTEKTEFDKPVERVKMTRRRQTIAKNLVEVQHNTAMLTTFNEVDMTAVMELRKQRKDKFLDKNGVKLGFMSFFAKAVVGALKEFPLLNAEIQGNELVLKKFYDIGIAVSTDDGLVVPVVRDADRKDFAGIEQDIVDLGTKARDNKLSLNDLQGGSFTITNGGTFGSMMSTPILNAPQVGILGMHNIIKRPMAMPDDSIEVRPMMYIALSYDHRIVDGKEAVQFLVRIKEMLEDPYDLLLEG